A genomic region of Terriglobia bacterium contains the following coding sequences:
- a CDS encoding response regulator: MADRKILIVDDENDIREVAAMSIEAVCGWSVVQARSGPEGIRLAETQHPDAILLDVMMPDMDGPTTLHNLRSNPAVSAIPVIFLTAKVQSSDRKRFAELGVDAVLAKPFDPMLLCSQIAEALGWTM, encoded by the coding sequence ATGGCTGATCGCAAGATTCTGATTGTCGACGACGAAAACGACATCCGCGAAGTCGCGGCCATGAGCATCGAGGCCGTCTGCGGCTGGAGTGTCGTCCAGGCGCGCTCAGGTCCTGAAGGCATCCGCCTCGCCGAAACACAACACCCGGACGCCATCCTGCTCGACGTCATGATGCCCGACATGGACGGCCCCACTACTCTTCATAATTTGCGCTCGAACCCCGCCGTCTCCGCCATCCCCGTGATTTTTCTCACCGCCAAAGTTCAAAGCTCCGACCGCAAACGCTTCGCCGAACTCGGCGTCGACGCCGTCCTCGCCAAGCCCTTCGACCCCATGCTCCTCTGCTCCCAAATCGCCGAAGCCCTCGGCTGGACTATGTAG
- a CDS encoding small ribosomal subunit Rsm22 family protein, with translation MRLPLELAARVAEFGARVPAAELKGAARRLSDEYRAGAPARALRGKSEQLAYLMVRMPATYAAVVSALQTGRESMPGFAPENSIDLGAGPGTALWGACEVFPSLQRLQALEKDAGLVSLGRELAERASGAIREADWHNIDLRSWKAEGRYALVVASYSLGELSAADRKRVLRVAWEACDGALAVIEPGTRRGFEAIAEMRDWLIAAGAKLAAPCPHELACPMRVAGDWCHFSARVERTAEHRRLKEGELGYEDEKFSYVIASKLPVERPGARIVRHPMRYSGYTKLKLCTGEGLREETVTRSRKEKYREAKRAEWGDGWERIDD, from the coding sequence ATGCGACTGCCGTTGGAACTCGCAGCGAGAGTGGCGGAATTTGGCGCACGGGTTCCGGCTGCGGAATTGAAGGGGGCGGCAAGGCGGCTCTCGGATGAATACCGGGCAGGGGCTCCGGCGAGAGCATTGCGGGGCAAGTCTGAGCAGTTGGCGTACTTGATGGTTCGGATGCCGGCGACGTATGCGGCGGTGGTTTCGGCACTTCAGACGGGGCGTGAGTCGATGCCGGGGTTCGCGCCGGAGAACTCGATTGATCTCGGGGCGGGCCCGGGAACGGCGCTGTGGGGGGCGTGCGAGGTTTTTCCTTCCTTGCAGAGATTGCAGGCGCTCGAAAAAGACGCCGGGCTGGTGTCGCTGGGGCGAGAACTGGCGGAGCGAGCGAGCGGCGCGATTCGGGAAGCTGATTGGCACAACATCGATCTGCGCTCGTGGAAGGCAGAAGGGAGATACGCCCTTGTGGTCGCGTCGTATTCTCTGGGCGAGCTTTCGGCGGCGGATCGGAAGCGGGTGCTGCGGGTGGCGTGGGAGGCGTGCGACGGTGCGCTGGCGGTGATTGAGCCGGGGACGAGGAGAGGGTTCGAGGCAATTGCGGAGATGCGGGATTGGCTGATTGCGGCGGGGGCAAAGCTGGCGGCACCGTGTCCGCATGAGTTGGCGTGCCCAATGCGGGTGGCGGGGGACTGGTGCCATTTTTCCGCGCGAGTGGAACGGACGGCGGAGCATCGACGATTGAAAGAGGGCGAACTTGGATATGAGGACGAGAAGTTCTCGTATGTCATCGCGTCGAAGCTGCCGGTGGAGAGGCCGGGCGCGAGGATCGTACGGCATCCGATGCGGTATTCGGGGTACACGAAACTGAAGCTTTGCACAGGGGAAGGGCTGAGAGAAGAAACGGTGACGCGATCGCGAAAAGAGAAGTATCGAGAGGCGAAGAGAGCGGAGTGGGGAGATGGGTGGGAAAGAATTGACGATTGA
- a CDS encoding cyclic nucleotide-binding domain-containing protein: MTVNFGNSQPCSPFQLSPELLQALQPLSDPVASLRNDIIVRQGADCRGVYIIQNGLARVSILADDGREIFKRLLGPGCVIGLPATLCSTPYNFSAHCEADCTFRFVAAPEFLDFIRTRPVLGMEVVRLMGQELSEMNQHRTNFQNCRACGCPLADICEHELGDPNG; encoded by the coding sequence TTGACCGTCAACTTCGGAAACTCTCAGCCCTGTAGCCCTTTCCAGCTGTCGCCGGAACTTCTCCAGGCCCTTCAGCCGCTCTCCGATCCTGTCGCTTCTCTCCGCAACGACATCATCGTGCGCCAGGGTGCCGACTGCCGCGGCGTCTACATCATTCAAAACGGCCTCGCCCGCGTTTCGATCCTCGCCGACGACGGCCGCGAAATCTTTAAACGGCTCCTCGGCCCGGGCTGCGTTATCGGACTCCCCGCAACCCTCTGCTCCACTCCGTACAACTTCAGTGCCCATTGCGAAGCCGACTGCACCTTCCGCTTTGTCGCCGCCCCAGAGTTCCTGGACTTCATTCGCACCCGGCCTGTCCTCGGCATGGAAGTCGTCCGCCTCATGGGCCAGGAACTCAGCGAAATGAACCAGCACCGTACCAACTTCCAAAACTGCCGCGCCTGCGGCTGCCCCCTCGCCGACATCTGCGAACACGAACTCGGCGACCCTAACGGTTGA
- a CDS encoding ATP-binding protein: MSSPSAKTSAYTEVPTDSSIKPLILSLVLAAILVIVAVLSNPRWLSRLVTQRTTLLLVILSMVAVLLVALLVRMHDLRLIRQELARAHETATLAEHERDQAQKELVRKLQQERELEREKLQFQSQLSDYEKYASLAQLALGAAHEINNPLLGIMSHLEMEQKEMQDEDHRLEVEGCIEGAKRISSAVRGLLNYARPGPLLINKINLDRLVAEAFYFLQHQPMFRRISLEKNIPADLPQISADANQLSQVLMNLLLNAAQAMSEGGSITIAAQKVKFAENIEITVIDTGEGIPADVLPHVFEPFFTTKRGKGTGLGLSISQAYIRSHGGEIRIISLPGHGTTVRFTLPIRQEGRMPVDHDEVVA, from the coding sequence ATGTCGTCGCCGTCTGCCAAAACGAGCGCCTACACCGAGGTTCCGACCGACTCCTCGATCAAACCTCTTATCCTCAGTCTCGTCCTTGCCGCCATACTCGTCATCGTTGCCGTTCTCTCGAACCCACGCTGGCTTTCCCGCCTTGTCACCCAGCGAACCACGCTCCTGCTCGTCATCCTCAGCATGGTCGCCGTCCTCCTCGTCGCCCTCCTTGTACGCATGCACGACCTTCGCCTGATCCGGCAAGAACTCGCCCGCGCCCACGAAACCGCCACCCTCGCCGAACACGAACGCGACCAGGCCCAGAAGGAACTCGTCCGCAAACTTCAGCAGGAACGCGAACTCGAGCGCGAAAAGCTCCAATTCCAATCGCAGTTAAGCGATTACGAAAAGTACGCGTCGCTCGCTCAACTCGCCCTCGGCGCTGCCCACGAAATTAATAACCCACTCCTCGGAATCATGTCCCACCTTGAGATGGAGCAAAAAGAAATGCAGGATGAAGATCACCGCCTTGAGGTCGAAGGCTGCATCGAAGGTGCCAAGCGTATTTCGTCCGCAGTTCGAGGCCTGCTCAATTACGCGCGCCCCGGCCCGCTCCTCATCAACAAAATCAATCTCGACCGCCTCGTCGCGGAAGCTTTCTATTTCCTTCAGCACCAACCCATGTTCCGCCGCATCTCGCTGGAGAAGAATATCCCCGCCGACTTGCCTCAGATTTCCGCCGACGCCAACCAGCTTTCACAAGTGCTGATGAACCTGCTTCTCAACGCCGCCCAGGCCATGTCCGAAGGTGGCTCCATCACCATCGCGGCCCAAAAAGTGAAGTTCGCAGAAAACATCGAGATCACCGTTATTGACACCGGCGAAGGCATTCCCGCCGACGTTCTCCCCCACGTCTTCGAACCCTTTTTCACAACCAAGCGCGGCAAAGGCACAGGCCTCGGCCTCAGCATCAGCCAGGCTTACATTCGCAGCCACGGCGGCGAAATCCGTATCATTAGTCTTCCCGGCCACGGCACCACCGTCCGCTTCACTCTTCCCATTCGTCAGGAAGGCCGCATGCCGGTCGATCACGATGAGGTGGTGGCCTGA
- a CDS encoding sigma-54 dependent transcriptional regulator: MSYSILVVDDEALTLRTIGRALQAEGYEVAVASSGEDAVQAFTAEHTDLALVDVVLPGIDGIEVLRQIRRLNPGTVVLMMSAYHMVDRAVESMKLGAYDYLIKPFHITDLLNTIQRASEMLALRVRVRETVQTQKGRYDFGRVVTQNPQMREMLEMCRKAAESDRTTILIQGESGTGKEVLAKAIHYQSPRAQEPMVELNCAALPDTLLESELFGYEPGAFTDARRRKEGLLEKAHHGTLFLDEIGNMSSSVQAKLLRVLEEGTFMRLGGTRPISVDVRIIAATNKILKEATFHGEFREDLFYRLNVMPLFIPALRERPEDIVPLALDFMQRYNRDLKKKFSGFTHAAAELLRHYSWPGNIRELKNVIERTMILAPEGEIDADQLPEEIRDYEPEPITPAEVMTCAEVSPTGHQFVTLRELEQRYIHEVLSATGNNKTQAARILGIHTTSLLRKLKKDKEEVEM; this comes from the coding sequence ATGTCCTATTCCATTCTTGTCGTCGACGACGAAGCTCTCACCCTCCGCACCATTGGTCGCGCGCTCCAGGCCGAGGGCTACGAAGTCGCCGTCGCCTCGTCCGGCGAAGACGCCGTCCAGGCCTTTACCGCCGAACACACCGACCTTGCCCTCGTCGACGTCGTTCTCCCCGGCATTGACGGCATCGAAGTACTGCGCCAGATCCGTCGGCTTAATCCGGGCACCGTCGTCCTCATGATGAGCGCCTATCACATGGTCGATCGCGCCGTCGAATCGATGAAACTCGGCGCCTACGACTACCTCATCAAGCCCTTCCACATCACCGACCTGCTCAACACCATCCAGCGCGCCTCCGAAATGCTCGCTCTTCGCGTCCGCGTTCGCGAAACCGTACAGACCCAAAAAGGCCGTTACGACTTCGGCCGCGTCGTTACCCAAAATCCGCAAATGCGCGAGATGCTCGAGATGTGCCGCAAGGCCGCCGAGTCCGACAGGACCACCATCCTCATCCAGGGAGAAAGCGGCACCGGGAAAGAGGTCCTCGCCAAGGCCATCCACTACCAGTCGCCGCGCGCGCAGGAGCCTATGGTCGAACTCAACTGCGCCGCGCTTCCCGACACGCTTCTCGAAAGTGAACTCTTCGGCTACGAACCCGGCGCTTTCACCGACGCCCGTCGTCGCAAAGAGGGTCTCCTCGAAAAAGCCCACCACGGCACCCTCTTCCTCGATGAAATCGGCAACATGTCATCCAGCGTTCAGGCAAAGCTCCTGCGCGTCCTCGAAGAAGGTACATTCATGCGACTCGGCGGCACGCGCCCCATCTCCGTCGATGTCCGTATCATCGCCGCCACCAACAAAATCCTGAAAGAAGCCACCTTCCACGGAGAATTCCGCGAAGACCTTTTCTACCGGCTCAACGTGATGCCGCTCTTCATCCCTGCTCTCCGCGAGCGCCCCGAAGACATCGTCCCCCTCGCCCTCGACTTCATGCAGCGCTACAACCGCGATCTGAAAAAGAAATTCTCCGGCTTCACTCACGCCGCCGCCGAACTCCTTCGCCACTACTCCTGGCCCGGCAACATTCGCGAACTGAAGAACGTCATCGAGCGCACCATGATCCTCGCCCCTGAAGGCGAGATTGACGCCGATCAACTCCCCGAAGAAATCCGCGACTACGAGCCTGAGCCCATCACTCCCGCCGAGGTCATGACCTGCGCCGAGGTCTCACCCACCGGCCACCAGTTCGTCACCCTCCGCGAACTCGAGCAGCGCTACATCCACGAGGTCCTCTCCGCCACCGGCAACAACAAGACCCAGGCCGCCCGCATCCTCGGCATCCACACCACCTCGCTCCTCCGCAAATTGAAAAAGGACAAAGAAGAAGTGGAAATGTGA
- a CDS encoding Glu/Leu/Phe/Val dehydrogenase dimerization domain-containing protein has product MADSSFTINNSRIAPPTDLDEISDPLLESTAELERCAHALDLEDWILLGLKQFEQETTLHTIFPSEGCAKAGGRPAHTADEKPTPLIQPLTALWVRHSTVRGAPIVPLSISGSAYLNSVRAKAMRTTWAAALYGLDTGGGAAAIILDPNAYGENGLREAVKRIGQVMAPFCAPHLSQSADVGLSPTIIPDGLNSIEMEWLNAAFRLSGNTYTRIAGRLYGPPFLPESDDVGSVENATAFCLMELIRCATGHLRETRVAIQGFDPVCQNLAHRLHRFGARIVAVADVSGALRDPLGMDPTALIAYTRENELLVGYRPAEAMVNADLLESDCDVLVLASSVRQIAPHNAARVRARSILEVTPHAITPAAKTELSAAGRTIVSDLVCGGLRLLYYGTESQRAIFATRPQPWLRRRIRHTWSEIESAGTKWRVPLHQAAEMLAVDRVSEVLRARGV; this is encoded by the coding sequence ATGGCCGACTCATCATTCACGATCAACAATTCCCGAATCGCTCCGCCCACGGACCTCGACGAAATCTCCGATCCTCTGCTGGAATCCACGGCTGAGTTGGAACGCTGCGCTCACGCCCTCGATCTGGAAGACTGGATCCTGCTCGGGCTGAAACAGTTCGAGCAGGAGACGACTCTGCATACGATCTTTCCGAGTGAAGGATGCGCTAAAGCGGGCGGGAGGCCCGCTCACACCGCGGACGAGAAGCCTACGCCATTGATTCAACCTCTTACCGCTCTCTGGGTGCGTCACTCGACGGTGCGCGGCGCACCGATTGTTCCCCTTTCAATTAGCGGCAGTGCATATCTGAATTCTGTCCGCGCCAAGGCCATGCGAACGACGTGGGCGGCGGCTCTTTATGGACTCGATACGGGCGGCGGAGCGGCGGCAATCATTCTCGATCCCAATGCATACGGAGAGAACGGCCTTCGAGAAGCGGTGAAGCGCATCGGGCAGGTGATGGCGCCTTTTTGCGCTCCGCATCTCTCGCAATCGGCTGACGTGGGTCTTTCTCCCACCATCATTCCCGACGGATTGAACTCCATCGAAATGGAATGGCTGAACGCAGCGTTCCGGCTGTCCGGAAACACCTACACTCGTATTGCCGGCAGACTTTACGGTCCGCCGTTCCTGCCGGAGTCGGATGACGTTGGCTCGGTCGAGAACGCGACCGCATTCTGCCTGATGGAACTCATCCGCTGTGCGACTGGCCACCTGCGCGAAACCCGTGTCGCCATCCAGGGATTCGATCCCGTCTGCCAGAACCTGGCGCACCGTCTCCACCGCTTCGGCGCTCGCATCGTTGCCGTTGCCGATGTCAGTGGCGCCCTGCGAGATCCGCTAGGGATGGATCCCACCGCGCTAATCGCTTACACGCGCGAGAACGAACTGCTTGTGGGGTATCGGCCGGCTGAGGCCATGGTCAATGCCGACCTGCTTGAGTCCGATTGCGATGTGCTCGTCCTGGCGTCCAGCGTTCGCCAGATAGCGCCACATAACGCCGCGCGCGTCCGAGCCCGCTCGATTCTCGAAGTTACGCCGCACGCTATCACCCCCGCCGCAAAAACGGAGTTAAGCGCCGCCGGCAGGACCATTGTCTCTGACCTGGTGTGCGGCGGCCTCCGCCTGCTGTACTACGGAACTGAATCCCAGCGCGCTATCTTTGCCACTCGCCCGCAGCCGTGGCTACGTCGCCGGATCCGACACACCTGGTCTGAAATCGAATCCGCCGGAACTAAATGGCGAGTACCTCTGCACCAGGCTGCCGAAATGCTGGCGGTCGACCGCGTGTCGGAGGTGTTGAGAGCGAGAGGAGTCTGA
- the nrfD gene encoding NrfD/PsrC family molybdoenzyme membrane anchor subunit translates to MTTENKPRIVTFWRVATLIIFMVGAYACYLRFFRGWQASTNLSDLQPWGLWVGFGTLCGVGLSAGGFAIAAAVYLLGMERYRPLVRPAVLLSFLGYSTVCIGMLYELGLPWRIWHPIIYWNGHSVLFDVSLCVMCYTTVLALEFAPYAIEKIPYVKLRVALLHYHHRVLIGIVLAGVLLSSMHQSFLGGLFLIAKGKVYPLWYSPYLTTLFYLSAIPAGIAMLTIVLYLCVRSLNVKLEYGLLEEMSRVMGLLLAVYAVFRLLDLMKGGGIHYIFAPRVETAYFWAEIAFLVIIPLFLLSQSRVRNNPQALYWTSAVVVMGFMANRLNVSITAIDAVTGAHYVPKWPEFALTIAVVTGAAVLFRLAVIYLDILPKKSLEPAKAPTWVPVATAEA, encoded by the coding sequence ATGACCACCGAGAATAAGCCTCGCATTGTTACCTTCTGGCGCGTCGCGACTCTCATCATCTTCATGGTCGGCGCCTATGCGTGCTACCTGCGCTTCTTTCGAGGATGGCAGGCGAGTACGAACCTTTCCGATCTTCAGCCCTGGGGGCTTTGGGTTGGTTTTGGAACGCTGTGCGGCGTAGGACTCTCCGCAGGCGGGTTCGCGATAGCTGCTGCGGTGTATCTGCTGGGCATGGAACGGTATCGGCCGCTAGTACGTCCGGCGGTGCTGCTCTCGTTCCTCGGATACTCGACGGTCTGCATCGGCATGCTGTACGAACTTGGGCTGCCGTGGCGCATCTGGCACCCGATCATTTACTGGAATGGGCACTCGGTGCTGTTCGACGTTTCGCTGTGCGTGATGTGCTACACGACGGTGCTCGCGCTGGAGTTCGCGCCGTACGCCATCGAAAAGATCCCGTACGTGAAGCTTCGGGTTGCGCTTTTGCACTACCATCATCGCGTTCTGATCGGCATCGTGCTCGCGGGCGTGCTGCTCTCGTCGATGCACCAATCATTCCTCGGCGGACTGTTCCTGATTGCGAAGGGTAAGGTCTATCCGCTGTGGTACAGCCCGTATCTGACGACGCTGTTCTACTTATCGGCGATTCCGGCCGGCATCGCAATGCTGACGATCGTGCTTTACCTCTGCGTGCGTTCGCTCAACGTGAAACTGGAATACGGACTGCTGGAAGAGATGAGCCGTGTGATGGGCCTGTTGCTGGCGGTGTACGCGGTTTTCCGCCTGCTCGACCTCATGAAGGGCGGCGGCATCCATTACATCTTCGCGCCACGCGTGGAGACCGCCTATTTCTGGGCCGAGATTGCGTTCCTCGTAATCATTCCTCTGTTCCTGCTTTCCCAGTCGCGCGTGCGCAACAACCCGCAGGCGCTCTATTGGACATCCGCAGTGGTGGTGATGGGCTTTATGGCTAACAGGTTGAACGTTTCCATCACCGCTATTGACGCCGTGACCGGCGCGCACTACGTACCCAAGTGGCCGGAATTCGCGCTCACCATCGCCGTGGTGACCGGGGCAGCCGTACTGTTCCGTCTCGCCGTCATCTACCTCGACATCCTGCCGAAGAAATCATTGGAGCCCGCAAAGGCACCAACCTGGGTTCCCGTGGCCACGGCAGAAGCGTAG
- a CDS encoding 4Fe-4S dicluster domain-containing protein has translation MPNKKAILVDIKRCIGCQQCEQSCQQVHGMPVEHQAQLSETALTFVDQKGEKFVRRMCLHCEDPACASACLVGALKKSPLGPVTYDSKKCMGCRYCMIACPQGVPKYQWSKLAPYVKKCDMCYDRQLAGGIPACVEACPVQASTFGDRDALLREAWERIRNDSSYVPRIYGAEEFGGTSVFYISDVAFESLGFVAPPLGSEPLPALSAAALGETPTVVVVGGSILAALYWITQRKRQVALDELRALDNKKEERS, from the coding sequence ATGCCAAACAAAAAAGCTATCCTCGTCGATATCAAGCGCTGCATCGGCTGCCAGCAATGCGAACAGAGTTGCCAGCAGGTTCACGGAATGCCGGTGGAACACCAGGCGCAGCTTTCGGAAACCGCACTCACATTCGTAGATCAGAAGGGCGAGAAGTTCGTTCGTCGCATGTGCCTGCACTGCGAAGATCCGGCATGCGCTTCAGCTTGCCTCGTCGGGGCACTCAAGAAGTCCCCACTCGGCCCGGTCACCTACGATTCCAAGAAGTGCATGGGCTGCCGCTATTGCATGATTGCGTGCCCGCAGGGCGTGCCCAAGTACCAGTGGTCGAAACTCGCTCCTTATGTCAAGAAGTGCGACATGTGCTACGACCGCCAACTTGCCGGTGGTATTCCCGCATGTGTTGAAGCTTGCCCGGTACAGGCGAGCACGTTCGGCGATCGCGATGCCCTGCTGCGTGAAGCATGGGAGCGCATTCGGAATGACTCCAGCTATGTGCCGCGTATCTACGGCGCCGAGGAGTTCGGCGGTACGTCGGTGTTTTATATCTCCGATGTTGCCTTTGAGAGCCTCGGGTTCGTGGCGCCGCCGCTCGGTTCGGAGCCGCTGCCAGCGCTTTCCGCGGCCGCGCTGGGCGAAACGCCGACAGTTGTGGTTGTCGGCGGGTCGATACTTGCTGCGCTGTACTGGATCACACAGCGCAAGCGACAGGTGGCATTGGATGAACTGCGGGCACTCGACAACAAGAAGGAGGAAAGGAGCTAG
- a CDS encoding glycine cleavage system protein H, translated as MSILFVLLTFLLLISITYFRRQSAETAMQMKPAVRPPVRPQLTRELGFEIPKGYCFHPGHTWVLDEGRQNARVGMDSFAANLLGKIERIEIGALNRWVRQGQKLLTLTRDGTAIDLLSPIEGVITAVNHEVIKDPNLILTDPYRNGWICIIKSPEITTNVRNLVQGPLVSPWLQHSVGRVTTMAQQMMPALVQDGGLPVSGIMSQLDPGSQRRLVKEFFLT; from the coding sequence ATGTCGATACTCTTCGTACTCTTAACTTTCTTACTACTCATATCGATCACATATTTCCGCCGCCAAAGTGCCGAAACGGCGATGCAGATGAAGCCGGCGGTTCGGCCACCAGTTCGTCCACAGCTGACACGCGAGTTGGGGTTCGAGATTCCCAAGGGCTATTGCTTCCATCCAGGACACACTTGGGTTCTGGACGAAGGACGCCAGAACGCACGGGTTGGCATGGATAGCTTTGCCGCGAACCTGCTCGGAAAAATCGAACGCATCGAGATCGGGGCTCTGAATCGCTGGGTTCGGCAGGGACAGAAGCTGCTCACACTCACTCGCGATGGTACAGCCATTGATCTGTTGTCGCCGATCGAGGGGGTGATCACCGCGGTCAATCATGAAGTGATCAAGGATCCGAACCTGATCCTGACCGATCCTTATCGCAATGGATGGATCTGCATCATCAAGTCGCCCGAGATTACGACGAACGTGAGGAATCTCGTGCAGGGGCCGCTGGTTAGTCCATGGTTGCAGCACTCCGTCGGGCGCGTGACCACGATGGCACAGCAGATGATGCCGGCGCTGGTGCAAGATGGCGGCCTGCCGGTGAGCGGAATCATGTCGCAACTCGATCCCGGCTCGCAGCGCAGACTGGTGAAGGAATTTTTCCTGACATAG
- the rho gene encoding transcription termination factor Rho, with the protein MTIAELKEKNITELTKIARQLDLPGASGLRKQDLIFKILQAQSEKEGHIFAEGVLEILPDGYGFLRSPDYNYLPGPDDIYVSPSQIRKFDLKTGDTISGQVRPPHEGEKYFALVKIEAVNFESPEEARNKILFDNLTPLYPQERLKLETVRDNISARVMDLLTPLGKGQRGLIVSPPRAGKTMILQNIANSITTNHPEVVLIVLLIDERPEEVTDMQRSVKGEVISSTFDEPAARHVQVAEMVIEKAKRLVEHKRDVVILLDSITRLARAYNTIVPPSGKVLSGGVDSNALQRPKRFFGAARNIEEGGSLTIIATALIETGSRMDDVIFEEFKGTGNCEVILDRKLSDKRVFPAIDIQRSGTRKEELIIPKEDLQRIWVLRKVLNPLSPVEAMELLIDKLSKTRGNSEFLSNMSSL; encoded by the coding sequence ATGACGATTGCAGAACTGAAAGAAAAGAACATCACGGAGCTCACGAAGATCGCCCGCCAACTCGATCTTCCTGGCGCCAGTGGACTCCGCAAACAGGATCTAATCTTCAAGATCCTCCAGGCGCAAAGCGAAAAAGAAGGGCACATCTTCGCTGAAGGCGTGCTCGAAATCCTGCCGGACGGTTACGGGTTCCTTCGTTCGCCGGACTATAACTACCTGCCGGGTCCGGACGACATTTACGTATCGCCGTCGCAGATTCGCAAGTTCGATTTGAAGACGGGCGACACGATCAGCGGCCAGGTTCGGCCGCCGCATGAAGGCGAGAAATATTTCGCGCTGGTGAAGATCGAAGCGGTGAACTTCGAGTCGCCTGAAGAGGCGCGAAACAAGATTCTGTTCGACAACCTCACGCCCCTTTATCCGCAGGAGCGGCTGAAGCTGGAAACGGTGCGGGACAACATCAGCGCGCGAGTGATGGATTTGCTGACGCCGCTTGGCAAGGGTCAGCGCGGATTGATCGTTTCGCCGCCACGCGCCGGCAAGACGATGATCCTGCAGAACATCGCGAACTCGATCACGACGAACCATCCGGAAGTGGTGCTGATCGTGCTCCTGATCGATGAGCGTCCGGAAGAAGTTACGGACATGCAGCGGTCGGTTAAGGGCGAGGTCATCAGTTCGACCTTCGACGAACCGGCGGCGCGGCACGTGCAGGTTGCGGAAATGGTGATCGAGAAGGCGAAGAGGCTGGTCGAGCACAAGCGCGACGTGGTTATCCTGCTGGATTCGATTACGCGACTGGCGCGCGCTTACAACACGATCGTTCCGCCTTCGGGCAAGGTGCTGTCGGGCGGCGTCGACTCGAATGCGCTGCAGCGGCCGAAACGATTCTTCGGCGCGGCACGCAACATCGAAGAAGGCGGTTCGCTGACGATCATCGCCACGGCGCTGATCGAAACGGGCAGCCGCATGGACGACGTAATCTTCGAAGAGTTCAAGGGCACGGGCAACTGCGAAGTCATCCTCGACCGCAAGTTGTCCGACAAGCGCGTATTCCCGGCGATCGATATTCAGCGCTCGGGTACGCGTAAGGAAGAGCTCATCATTCCCAAAGAAGACCTGCAGAGGATTTGGGTGCTGCGCAAAGTCCTGAACCCGCTCTCGCCAGTGGAAGCGATGGAATTGCTCATCGACAAGCTGAGCAAGACAAGAGGGAATTCGGAGTTCCTGTCGAATATGAGCTCGCTGTAG
- a CDS encoding DNA-directed RNA polymerase subunit omega, producing the protein MRSDKVFEALHTVRNRYMLCQLASKATRKFHKPNTRIQETTNDVLNRIAESERTTVMAEPLNASEAQRRAA; encoded by the coding sequence ATGCGTTCAGACAAGGTATTTGAGGCGTTGCACACGGTTCGTAACCGCTATATGCTGTGCCAGCTGGCATCGAAGGCTACCCGCAAGTTTCACAAGCCCAACACACGTATCCAGGAAACGACGAACGATGTGTTGAACCGGATTGCGGAGTCGGAGCGGACGACGGTGATGGCCGAGCCGCTGAACGCGAGCGAGGCGCAGCGTCGGGCTGCGTAG